A DNA window from Zingiber officinale cultivar Zhangliang chromosome 3A, Zo_v1.1, whole genome shotgun sequence contains the following coding sequences:
- the LOC122050654 gene encoding protein LIGHT-DEPENDENT SHORT HYPOCOTYLS 4-like, which produces MGSPTQIAVNNSGGGGGGGGGGGGGGGPVNLVTVVAASSSSLVSVAAVGASSSSSSPPSLSRYESQKRRDWNTFGQYLRNHRPPLSLSHCSSAHVLEFLRYLDQFGKTKIHTHVCPFFGHPNPPAPCPCPLRQAWGSLDALIGRLRAAYEENGGKPETNPFAARAVRLYLREVRELQSRARGISYEKKKRKKQQQQQQHQDPPPPPPAPAAA; this is translated from the coding sequence ATGGGTTCTCCGACCCAGATAGCCGTCAACAATAgcggcggtggcggcggcggcggcggaggaggaggtggtggcgGTGGCCCTGTGAACTTGGTGACAGTGGTCGcggcctcttcctcctccttggtCTCGGTGGCAGCTGTCGgcgcgtcgtcgtcgtcgtcttccccTCCCTCGCTGAGCCGCTACGAGTCGCAGAAGCGGCGGGACTGGAACACGTTCGGGCAGTACCTGCGGAACCACCGGCCGCCGCTGTCGCTTTCGCACTGCAGCAGCGCGCACGTACTTGAGTTCCTGCGGTACCTGGACCAGTTCGGGAAGACGAAGATCCACACCCACGTGTGCCCCTTCTTCGGCCACCCCAACCCGCCGGCACCCTGCCCCTGCCCGCTCCGCCAAGCCTGGGGCAGCCTCGACGCCCTCATCGGCCGCCTCCGCGCCGCCTACGAGGAGAACGGCGGCAAGCCGGAGACCAACCCCTTCGCCGCCCGCGCCGTCCGCCTCTACCTCCGCGAAGTCCGCGAGCTCCAGTCCCGTGCCCGCGGAATCAGCTACGAGAAGAAGAAACGCAAGAAacaacagcagcagcagcagcatcaAGACCCTCCGCCGCCGCCCCCTGCGCCGGCAGCTGCCTGA